A DNA window from Trichosurus vulpecula isolate mTriVul1 chromosome 2, mTriVul1.pri, whole genome shotgun sequence contains the following coding sequences:
- the LOC118835731 gene encoding vomeronasal type-1 receptor 1-like: MILSIFFFFQTVIGVTGNFFLISLFIIMFLSRHRLRPIDTILTQLALTNCLALLSKGVPKTMVALGMKNFLDNTGCKITLYLQRVARCLSVTLTCLLSGFQAITISPSNSRSAGLKARTPKYIIPTSLLCWTFQLLQNVFIPIGIIDPKHTRNVTERQNYGYCSHLVPSGFRAFLYAFILSFPDAVFLGFMVFASGYMVFLLYRHHKHIEKIHIACISARVSLETRATKTILLLVTIFVSSYSLDCILAAYMSFMKSSPRLVHTSVFMTSFFPSISPYVLISSDSQVPKYCYTLLGRKCSNFNSNSK; the protein is encoded by the coding sequence ATGATCCtgagtattttcttctttttccaaacAGTAATTGGAGTTACaggaaatttctttcttattAGTCTCTTCATCATCATGTTTCTCAGTAGACATAGGCTTAGACCCATAGACACAATTCTCACACAGCTTGCCTTGACCAATTGTTTGGCACTTCTCTCAAAGGGTGTTCCTAAGACAATGGTAGCCTTGGGAATGAAGAATTTCCTTGAtaacactggttgtaaaattaCTCTGTACCTTCAAAGAGTTGCTCGATGTCTTTCTGTCACCTTGACCTGCCTCTTGAGTGGCTTTCAGGCCATCACCATCAGCCCTAGCAACTCAAGGTCAGCAGGTCTTAAAGCCAGAACCCCAAAGTACATCATTCCTACCAGTCTCCTATGTTGGACTTTCCAGCTGCTTCAAAATGTCTTTATTCCTATAGGAATTATTGATCCAAAGCACACAAGGAACGTCACTGAGAGACAGAATTATGGATATTGTTCTCATTTAGTTCCTTCTGGATTTCGTGCTTTCCTGTATGCTTTCATTCTCTCATTTCCTGATGCTGTATTTCTGGGATTCATGGTCTTTGCCAGTGGCTACATGGTGTTTCTGCTGTACAGGCACCACAAGCACATTGAGAAAATTCACATTGCCTGCATCTCTGCCCGAGTCTCCCTTGAGACCAGGGCCACCAAAACTATCCTACTGCTGGTGACCATTTTTGTCTCCTCTTATTCCCTTGATTGTATCTTGGCAGCTTATATGTCTTTTATGAAGTCCTCACCCAGGCTGGTACACACTTCTGTATTCATGACTTCTTTTTTCCCATCTATTAGCCCTTATGTGTTGATTAGCAGTGACTCACAAGTTCCCAAGTACTGCTATACTCTTCTTGGGAGGAAATGCTCCAATTTTAACAGTAACAGCAAGTAA
- the LOC118835727 gene encoding vomeronasal type-1 receptor 1-like: MKSEDIILSFAFFSQTGIGVLGNSFLICLFIFVFLSGHRMRPIDTIISQLAFINCLVLFLKGIPQMMTTLGLMNFLDEIGCKIILYLHRVARDLSLSMTCLLSGFQAITISPNNSNFADLRARAPKYLIPSSLFCWTFHLLFCSYIPWGIKGSRYTRNITEMQHNGYCSHKIPSGFQASLFATILSFPDAIFLVLMVSVSGYMVFLLYRHHKKAQQILTTCLSPRAYPEMRATKSILLLVSTFVSFYLFNCILTTYMSFVKSPPWLIHTSAFLAACFPAVSPYVLISSDSQVTRYCSALWGRKPHILTIITD; this comes from the coding sequence ATGAAATCTGAAGACATAATTCTGAGTTTTGCATTCTTCTCCCAGACAGGAATTGGGGTTCTAGGGAATTCCTTCCTTATTTGTCTCTTCATCTTTGTGTTTCTCAGTGGACATAGGATGAGGCCTATAGACACCATTATCAGTCAGCTGGCCTTCATCAACTGCTTGGTGCTCTTCTTAAAGGGCATCCCTCAGATGATGACAACTTTGGGTCTGATGAATTTCCTCGATGAAATCGgctgtaaaattattttgtacCTTCACAGAGTAGCTCGGGACCTTTCTCTCAGCATGACTTGCCTCCTGAGTGGCTTTCAGGCCATCACTATCAGCCCCAACAACTCCAATTTTGCAGACCTTAGAGCCAGAGCCCCCAAATACCTCATTCCCTCTAGTCTCTTCTGTTGGACTTTTCACCTGCTTTTTTGTAGCTATATTCCTTGGGGAATTAAGGGATCAAGATACACCAGAAACATCACTGAGATGCAGCATAATGGATATTGTTCTCATAAAATTCCTTCTGGATTTCAAGCTTCTTTATTTGCaaccattctctcctttcctgatGCTATTTTTTTGGTACTCATGGTCTCTGTCAGTGGCTACATGGTGTTTCTTCTGTATAGGCATCATAAGAAAGCCCAGCAAATTCTTACTACCTGTCTCTCTCCCAGAGCCTACCCTGAGATGAGGGCCACCAAATCCATCCTACTGCTTGTGAGCACCTTTGTTTCCTTTTACTTATTCAATTGCATCTTGACAACGTATATGTCTTTTGTAAAATCCCCACCCTGGTTGATTCATACCTCTGCTTTCCTGGCAGCATGTTTCCCAGCTGTTAGCCCCTATGTGCTGATCAGCAGTGACTCACAAGTTACCAGGTACTGCTCTGCTCTTTGGGGGAGGAAACCCCACATTCTGACCATAATAACAGATTAA